The proteins below come from a single Mycobacterium parmense genomic window:
- a CDS encoding WXG100 family type VII secretion target codes for MAEMRTDAATLRAEASNFDRISSELQTVIRGVESTGGELASHWRGQAGAAAQQALARFHEAGQQQIKALTDISQNIQGAGIQYSKADDEQAGSLSSQMNF; via the coding sequence ATGGCAGAGATGAGGACCGATGCCGCGACCCTGCGCGCGGAGGCCAGCAACTTCGACCGGATTTCCAGCGAACTTCAGACGGTCATCCGGGGCGTGGAGAGCACGGGCGGCGAGTTGGCAAGCCACTGGCGCGGCCAGGCGGGCGCCGCCGCACAGCAAGCGTTGGCCCGCTTCCACGAGGCCGGGCAGCAGCAGATCAAGGCGCTCACCGACATTTCTCAGAACATCCAGGGCGCCGGAATCCAGTACTCGAAGGCCGACGACGAGCAGGCCGGTTCGCTGTCGTCCCAGATGAATTTCTGA
- a CDS encoding PPE family protein produces the protein MLWHAMPPELNTARLMAGAGPAPMLQAAAGWEELGSALETQATELAAELVALKETWTGAGSDRAISAATPMVAWLQAAAQHARDRAMRATAQAASYTKALAMTPSLPEIAINHVTHAVLTATNFLGINLVPIGFNETDYFVRMWNQAGGVMDIYQAETVANTTFEPLPPVKPILQPEAGEAVSEAFGRFWDVASEYSPSASRRLAELANEVPNPVTGLPIDEQVGQILSQMGQLGQLNGPMQQLMMPLQQVGALASQAGSTGGAAAPEDLAAADALSEPGGEGLGQLGLLGAGPLSNHPLAGGAGPSVGMGLMHAEALPGAGGSPARTAMMSQLIDRPSASAMPAAAAGSSALGGAAPMGMMGAGAAAGGGSSRTGFAAPTLLAPDADAHDGPDDVGDEDDW, from the coding sequence ATGCTGTGGCACGCGATGCCACCGGAGCTGAACACCGCCCGGCTGATGGCCGGAGCCGGGCCGGCACCTATGCTGCAAGCCGCCGCCGGCTGGGAGGAGTTGGGAAGCGCGCTCGAGACGCAGGCGACCGAATTGGCAGCTGAGCTGGTCGCGCTGAAGGAAACGTGGACCGGAGCGGGCAGCGACCGCGCGATTTCCGCCGCTACGCCGATGGTGGCCTGGCTGCAGGCCGCGGCGCAGCACGCGCGGGATCGCGCGATGCGGGCCACGGCGCAGGCCGCGTCCTACACGAAGGCGTTGGCGATGACACCGTCGCTGCCGGAGATCGCCATCAACCACGTCACTCACGCGGTCCTGACGGCCACCAACTTCCTCGGCATCAACCTTGTGCCAATCGGTTTCAACGAGACGGATTACTTCGTCCGCATGTGGAACCAGGCCGGCGGTGTCATGGACATCTATCAGGCAGAGACCGTCGCCAACACCACCTTCGAGCCGCTGCCGCCGGTGAAGCCGATCCTGCAGCCCGAGGCGGGCGAGGCTGTCAGCGAGGCCTTCGGCCGGTTCTGGGACGTGGCCTCCGAATACTCGCCATCGGCTTCGCGCCGGCTCGCCGAGTTGGCGAACGAGGTCCCCAATCCGGTCACGGGACTGCCGATCGACGAGCAGGTGGGCCAAATACTCTCTCAGATGGGGCAATTGGGGCAGCTGAACGGGCCGATGCAGCAGCTCATGATGCCGCTGCAGCAGGTGGGTGCGTTGGCGAGCCAGGCCGGCAGCACGGGTGGCGCGGCAGCCCCGGAAGATCTCGCGGCGGCGGACGCGCTGAGCGAGCCGGGCGGCGAGGGACTCGGACAACTCGGTCTCCTGGGCGCCGGTCCGCTGTCCAACCATCCGCTGGCGGGCGGCGCGGGTCCGAGCGTGGGCATGGGATTGATGCACGCCGAGGCGCTGCCCGGGGCGGGCGGGTCCCCGGCTCGCACGGCGATGATGAGCCAGCTGATCGACAGGCCGTCCGCGAGCGCCATGCCGGCTGCCGCCGCCGGGTCGTCGGCTCTCGGGGGTGCCGCACCGATGGGGATGATGGGCGCCGGCGCTGCGGCCGGCGGCGGCAGCAGCAGAACGGGATTCGCGGCGCCGACCCTGCTGGCCCCGGACGCCGACGCGCACGACGGACCGGACGACGTTGGCGATGAGGACGATTGGTGA
- a CDS encoding MinD/ParA family ATP-binding protein → MSGDEKYQRQLEERIRRKVRGSYQIAVVGLKGGAGKTAVAVALASTFARIRGDRILAVDANPVAGNLADRVGRQSRATVADLLTGAGLSNYNDVRAHTSVHEFDLEVLSAAEYGAARGPLTEEEWRCVVGTVPRYYNLVLADCGTDLLSPATRAILATASGVVLVSSASADGIGQAALALDWLRLNGYQALLGRACVAINQLAPANRAEPVDHLVRRFEAFVAPERVIVLPWDEHVAAGAEIRSDQLGDAYKRKMVELAAALSDDFDRGDRR, encoded by the coding sequence TTGTCCGGTGACGAGAAGTACCAGAGGCAACTCGAAGAGCGCATCCGCCGCAAGGTTCGCGGCTCCTATCAGATCGCGGTCGTGGGTCTCAAAGGCGGGGCCGGCAAGACGGCAGTGGCTGTTGCATTGGCCTCGACGTTCGCCCGAATACGCGGAGACAGGATCCTGGCGGTCGACGCCAACCCCGTAGCCGGCAATCTCGCCGACCGGGTGGGGCGGCAATCGCGAGCGACCGTCGCCGACCTGCTGACCGGTGCGGGGCTCTCGAACTATAACGATGTCCGCGCGCACACCAGCGTGCACGAGTTCGACCTCGAAGTGCTTTCGGCGGCCGAGTACGGCGCGGCGCGAGGGCCACTCACCGAAGAGGAGTGGCGATGCGTGGTCGGCACCGTGCCCAGGTACTACAACTTGGTGCTCGCGGACTGCGGTACCGATCTGCTGAGTCCGGCCACCCGCGCCATTCTGGCGACGGCATCCGGGGTGGTCCTCGTGTCGAGCGCATCCGCCGACGGGATCGGGCAAGCCGCGCTAGCCCTGGACTGGTTGCGTCTCAACGGCTATCAGGCCTTGCTGGGCCGCGCGTGCGTGGCGATCAATCAACTTGCGCCGGCGAATCGCGCCGAACCTGTCGACCACCTGGTGCGTCGGTTCGAGGCATTCGTGGCGCCGGAGCGGGTCATCGTGCTGCCGTGGGATGAGCACGTGGCCGCGGGCGCCGAGATTCGCAGCGATCAGCTCGGTGATGCCTACAAGCGTAAGATGGTCGAACTCGCCGCAGCTTTGTCCGATGACTTCGACAGGGGTGATCGTCGTTGA
- the eccD gene encoding type VII secretion integral membrane protein EccD: MSAPTAAAAAAAPAAAEAASVQPASTRVTILTGRRLTDVVLPSAAPIETYIDDTMAVLSELLVDTPADVLAGFDFSAQGTWTFARPGAPPLRPDQSLDDAVVVDGSLLTLVPVSRTERYRPLVEDVIDAIAVLDDSPQFDRAALHRLIWTAIPFVALAVTGLATVGWWNTGRHLWWPLALGIGGVLVATGSWAAKRFYRNLDFAESLLAAAHPLIVAAAALAIPRPRGADALGAPQLAAAAATLLLLTLLNRGGPRRRAEPAAFTAVIALAITLAAIAFGYGRQQWVPAGAIVLGLFIVTNAAKLTVAVARIALPPIPAPGEAVDHDELLNPVAGHDAGDENETRTWQAIIASVPDSAMRLTERSALANRLLIGFVAAGTFVLAAGSIAVVVRGHFFVHSLVVAGLVTVACGFRSRLYAERWCAWALLAAAIVIPTAVTARLVVWYPHFAWLALSVYVAAALIALAVVGATVGVRRISPVMKRVLELLDGALVAAILPMLLWITGVYDTVRNIQF, from the coding sequence TTGAGCGCGCCCACCGCAGCAGCAGCCGCCGCCGCTCCGGCGGCCGCCGAGGCGGCTTCCGTCCAGCCCGCGTCCACCAGGGTGACCATCCTCACCGGCAGGCGGCTGACCGATGTGGTGCTGCCGTCCGCGGCACCGATCGAGACCTACATCGACGACACCATGGCGGTGCTGTCCGAACTGCTGGTGGACACGCCGGCAGACGTCCTGGCGGGCTTCGACTTCTCGGCTCAAGGGACCTGGACGTTCGCCCGCCCCGGAGCCCCGCCCCTTCGACCCGACCAATCACTCGACGACGCGGTTGTTGTCGACGGGTCCCTGTTGACCCTGGTGCCGGTGAGCCGCACCGAGCGTTACCGGCCGCTCGTGGAAGACGTCATCGACGCGATCGCGGTGCTGGACGACTCGCCGCAATTCGACCGGGCAGCGCTGCATCGCCTCATCTGGACGGCAATTCCCTTTGTGGCACTGGCTGTTACGGGATTGGCGACGGTCGGGTGGTGGAATACCGGGCGCCACCTGTGGTGGCCGCTTGCTCTGGGAATCGGTGGCGTCCTCGTGGCGACCGGGAGCTGGGCCGCCAAGAGGTTCTACCGAAACCTCGACTTCGCCGAGAGCCTGCTCGCGGCGGCGCATCCGCTGATCGTCGCCGCGGCCGCGCTGGCCATCCCCCGCCCGCGTGGAGCCGACGCGTTGGGGGCACCGCAGCTGGCGGCGGCCGCCGCCACACTTCTGCTGCTCACGCTGCTGAACCGGGGAGGCCCCCGCCGGCGCGCCGAGCCGGCGGCGTTCACCGCCGTCATCGCCCTCGCGATCACCCTGGCCGCCATCGCATTCGGCTACGGCCGCCAGCAGTGGGTGCCGGCGGGTGCGATCGTGTTGGGGCTGTTCATCGTGACCAACGCGGCCAAGCTCACGGTGGCGGTCGCACGGATCGCACTCCCGCCGATCCCGGCACCCGGCGAGGCCGTTGATCACGACGAACTGCTCAATCCCGTCGCCGGGCACGACGCGGGTGACGAGAACGAGACGCGCACCTGGCAGGCCATCATCGCCTCGGTGCCCGACTCGGCCATGCGGCTCACCGAGCGCAGCGCGTTGGCCAACCGGCTGCTGATCGGGTTCGTGGCGGCGGGCACCTTCGTCCTGGCGGCCGGATCGATCGCCGTGGTGGTGCGCGGGCACTTCTTCGTCCATAGCCTGGTCGTGGCGGGACTGGTCACGGTGGCGTGCGGCTTCCGGTCCCGGCTTTACGCCGAGCGCTGGTGCGCGTGGGCGCTGCTGGCCGCAGCAATAGTCATTCCCACGGCAGTGACGGCAAGGCTGGTCGTTTGGTATCCGCACTTTGCCTGGCTCGCCTTGTCGGTCTACGTCGCGGCCGCGTTGATAGCGCTGGCGGTCGTCGGCGCCACCGTCGGGGTGCGCCGGATCTCGCCGGTGATGAAGCGCGTGCTCGAATTGCTCGACGGCGCATTGGTCGCCGCGATCCTGCCCATGCTGCTGTGGATCACCGGCGTGTACGACACGGTCCGCAACATCCAATTCTGA
- a CDS encoding WXG100 family type VII secretion target: MSEQHWNFAGIEAGSGAIQGAVQTTQGLLDEGKTSLTNLAAAWGGSGSEAYQDVQRRWDDASAELNASLQSLAQRISEAGQAMSQTESGVTGMFT; this comes from the coding sequence ATGTCAGAACAGCATTGGAACTTCGCCGGCATCGAAGCCGGTTCGGGCGCGATCCAGGGCGCGGTGCAGACCACCCAGGGACTGCTCGATGAGGGCAAGACCTCGCTGACCAACCTCGCCGCGGCGTGGGGCGGCAGCGGCTCGGAGGCCTACCAGGATGTTCAGCGGCGCTGGGATGACGCCTCGGCCGAGCTGAACGCCTCGTTGCAGTCGCTCGCGCAGCGGATAAGCGAAGCCGGCCAGGCGATGTCCCAGACGGAGTCGGGCGTCACCGGGATGTTCACATAG
- the eccB gene encoding type VII secretion protein EccB, whose amino-acid sequence MASFRLTTKVQVSGWRFLLRRLEHAIVRRDTRMFDDPLQFYSRSVALGVVISVLIVVGALAMAYFKPQGKLGGGDLFVDRATSQLYLMVSGELHPVYNLTSARLVLGNPAEPVAVKSSELNKIPRGQTVGIPGAPYATPVSPDSSSAWALCDTLTRPDTVSPGVQTAVIAMPLAIDSSIDPILKNEALLASYQGKDWVITAAGRHATDLADRPMTFAVGIRGTAKPAPLSTAMFNALPDAGSWRLPPIPGAGSPNTLGLPEELVVGSVLQIHASSGPRYFVVLPDGVAPVNANTAAALRAIQSYGLVAPPAVVPNIVIGLPELVYDSPLPDEAVKIVSRPQDPALCFTWERKPGEQAPKTAVLTGRHLPIPASAINTGIKQIQGSATVYIDGGKYVQVQSPDPRYGESLYYVDPQGVRYGLPGQQTASTLGLGSPKTAPWDILRLLVEGPVLSKEAALLEHDTLPADPSPRKVPAGAPGASS is encoded by the coding sequence ATGGCCAGTTTCCGGCTCACCACCAAAGTCCAGGTCAGCGGCTGGCGCTTTCTGCTGCGACGGCTCGAGCACGCCATCGTGCGCCGGGACACCCGGATGTTCGACGACCCGCTGCAGTTCTACAGCCGCTCGGTGGCGCTCGGTGTGGTGATCTCGGTGCTGATCGTGGTCGGCGCCCTGGCGATGGCGTATTTCAAGCCGCAGGGAAAGCTGGGCGGCGGAGACCTTTTCGTCGATCGCGCGACCAGTCAGCTGTACCTGATGGTCTCGGGAGAGCTGCATCCCGTGTACAACCTGACTTCGGCGCGCCTGGTGCTGGGCAACCCGGCCGAACCCGTGGCCGTGAAATCCTCGGAGCTCAACAAGATACCCAGGGGACAGACGGTCGGCATTCCGGGAGCACCGTATGCGACGCCCGTTTCGCCGGATTCCTCGTCGGCGTGGGCGCTGTGCGACACCCTCACCCGACCCGACACCGTCAGTCCCGGCGTGCAGACAGCGGTGATCGCGATGCCGCTGGCCATCGATTCGTCGATCGATCCGATCCTCAAGAACGAGGCCCTGCTGGCGTCTTACCAAGGCAAGGACTGGGTGATCACCGCTGCCGGACGGCACGCCACCGACCTGGCGGACCGCCCGATGACCTTTGCCGTGGGGATACGAGGGACCGCCAAGCCCGCCCCCCTGTCCACGGCGATGTTCAACGCCTTGCCCGACGCCGGATCCTGGCGGCTCCCCCCGATCCCGGGCGCGGGGTCACCCAATACCCTTGGCCTGCCGGAGGAATTGGTGGTCGGGTCGGTGCTTCAGATCCACGCGAGTTCCGGGCCCCGCTACTTCGTGGTGCTGCCTGACGGCGTGGCGCCGGTCAACGCGAACACCGCCGCGGCGCTGCGCGCGATCCAATCGTACGGGCTGGTCGCGCCCCCCGCGGTGGTCCCGAATATCGTGATCGGCCTCCCGGAACTGGTGTACGACTCTCCGCTACCCGACGAGGCGGTCAAGATCGTCTCCCGCCCACAGGATCCCGCGCTGTGCTTCACCTGGGAACGCAAGCCGGGCGAACAGGCGCCGAAGACTGCCGTGCTGACCGGGCGCCACCTGCCCATCCCAGCGTCGGCGATCAACACGGGCATCAAGCAGATCCAAGGCAGCGCAACGGTTTACATCGACGGCGGGAAATACGTCCAAGTGCAGTCACCCGACCCTCGGTACGGCGAGTCGCTGTACTACGTCGACCCGCAGGGCGTGCGTTACGGGCTGCCCGGCCAGCAGACCGCCTCGACCCTGGGCCTCGGTTCGCCCAAGACCGCGCCATGGGACATCCTTCGGCTTTTGGTCGAGGGCCCGGTGCTCTCCAAGGAGGCCGCGCTGCTCGAACACGACACGCTGCCGGCTGATCCGAGCCCGCGGAAGGTTCCCGCCGGTGCCCCCGGAGCGTCCTCGTGA
- the eccCb gene encoding type VII secretion protein EccCb, producing MTVEPKVRALSEVVLDQLSTTESRAYKMWLPPLKDPTPLGELIERDDRQPLRFALGIMDEPRRHLQGVWGVDVSGAGGNIGIGGAPQTGKSTLVQTLVVSAAATHTPRQVQFYCIDLGGGGLIYLDNLPHVGGVATRSEPDRVMRVIAEVQAILRQRETTFKEHRIGSIAMYRQLREDPGHPVAADPFGDVFLVIDGWPAFVGEFPELETPVQELASQGLAFGVHMVITTPRWTELKSRVRDYLGTKIEFRLGDVNDTQIDRATRDIPANRPGRAMSVEKHHLMIGVPRFDGVHGADNLVEAMTAAVNQIAALHTDRAPRVRVLPELIYLHELDPDPPGPESDYRTRWTIPIGVRERDLSVAHAHMYTTSHLLIFGAAKSGKTSTAHAVARAICARNSPQQVRFMLADYRSGLLDAVPDSHLLDAGAINRNSTTLDEAIKALATNLKKRLPPADLTSTQLRSRSWWTGFDVVLLVDDWHMIVGAAGGMPPMAPLAPLLPAAADIGLHIIVTCQMSYAYKATMDKFVGAAFGAGAPTLFLSGDKQDFPSRELQVKRRPPGQAFLVAPEGKEVIQAPYIDPPEEVHPAPSTDG from the coding sequence ATGACGGTCGAACCCAAAGTGCGGGCGCTGAGCGAGGTGGTACTCGATCAGCTCAGCACAACGGAATCGCGCGCGTACAAGATGTGGTTGCCGCCGTTGAAGGACCCCACGCCGCTGGGCGAGCTCATCGAACGCGACGACCGACAACCGCTGCGCTTTGCGCTGGGCATCATGGACGAGCCGCGCCGGCACCTGCAGGGAGTGTGGGGGGTCGACGTATCCGGAGCCGGCGGCAACATCGGCATCGGGGGCGCGCCGCAGACCGGCAAGTCGACGCTGGTGCAAACCTTGGTCGTCTCGGCCGCCGCCACGCACACGCCCCGCCAGGTCCAGTTCTACTGCATCGACCTCGGCGGCGGCGGGCTCATCTATCTCGACAACTTGCCGCACGTCGGTGGGGTGGCGACCCGCTCGGAGCCCGACCGCGTCATGCGCGTCATCGCCGAGGTGCAGGCCATCCTGCGCCAGCGCGAAACCACCTTCAAGGAGCACCGGATCGGCTCGATCGCGATGTACCGGCAGTTGCGCGAAGACCCCGGTCATCCCGTCGCGGCCGACCCCTTCGGTGACGTCTTCCTGGTCATCGACGGGTGGCCGGCCTTCGTCGGCGAGTTCCCGGAGCTCGAAACGCCGGTGCAGGAATTGGCCTCGCAGGGCCTGGCTTTCGGAGTCCACATGGTGATCACCACGCCACGCTGGACAGAATTGAAGTCGCGGGTCCGCGACTACCTGGGCACCAAGATCGAGTTCCGCCTCGGCGACGTCAACGATACGCAGATCGATCGCGCCACAAGGGATATCCCGGCGAATCGGCCCGGCCGCGCAATGTCGGTGGAGAAGCATCACCTGATGATCGGCGTGCCGAGGTTCGACGGCGTGCACGGCGCGGACAACCTGGTGGAGGCGATGACGGCGGCGGTGAATCAGATCGCCGCCCTGCACACCGACCGGGCGCCACGCGTCCGGGTGCTGCCGGAGCTCATCTACCTGCACGAGCTCGACCCCGACCCGCCCGGACCGGAATCCGACTACAGGACGCGCTGGACGATCCCGATCGGAGTGCGCGAGAGGGATCTGTCGGTCGCTCACGCGCACATGTACACGACCTCGCACCTGTTGATCTTCGGCGCGGCCAAGTCGGGCAAGACGAGCACCGCCCATGCCGTCGCCCGGGCCATCTGCGCCCGCAACAGTCCTCAGCAGGTCCGATTCATGCTTGCCGATTACCGCTCGGGATTGCTCGACGCTGTTCCGGACAGCCACCTGCTCGACGCGGGGGCGATCAATCGCAACAGCACCACCCTGGACGAGGCGATCAAAGCGCTGGCGACCAATCTGAAAAAGCGGTTGCCGCCGGCCGACCTGACCAGCACACAGCTGCGGTCGCGCTCGTGGTGGACCGGATTCGATGTCGTTCTGCTGGTCGACGACTGGCACATGATCGTGGGCGCCGCCGGCGGAATGCCGCCCATGGCACCGCTGGCCCCCCTGTTGCCGGCGGCGGCGGACATCGGACTGCACATCATCGTCACGTGCCAGATGAGCTACGCCTACAAAGCCACCATGGACAAGTTCGTCGGCGCCGCCTTCGGCGCGGGCGCTCCCACCTTGTTCCTCTCGGGCGACAAGCAGGACTTCCCGTCGCGCGAACTGCAAGTCAAACGCCGCCCGCCCGGCCAGGCTTTTCTGGTCGCCCCGGAGGGCAAAGAGGTCATCCAGGCTCCCTACATCGATCCCCCCGAAGAAGTGCATCCAGCACCGTCAACGGACGGTTAG
- the eccCa gene encoding type VII secretion protein EccCa, giving the protein MTTKKFTPTMTRGPRLTPGEITITPPEDLGVDVPASGIQKALPYVMGVCMVGMIAIMIFTGTRALSPYMLMMPLMMIMMSMGMMAGGGGGGKKVPEINADRREYLRYLAGLRPRVTASAGAQVAFFGYHAPHPDDLLSIIGTPRQWSRPATADFYAATRIGTGDQPAVDRLIKPSVGGELAGPSAAPQPYLEPVANMWVVKFLRTHGLIHDCPKLLQLRTFPTIAVGGDPAGAAGLLRAMICHLAVYHPPDLLQMRVLTEDPDDPDWSWLKWLPHVAHPTDTDGAGFSRMISSRPDGLTDLAARGPHSPDSLPGGPYVVVLDLTGGKAGFPPDGRAGVTVITLGNHRGSNYRIRVADDGTADDRLPGQSFRLVTEHTDHMSPQQATRIARKLAGWSITGTIVDKRSVGVQKKVATEWHQLVNAQSVEEVTPARWRMYTDKDRDRLRIPFGHELKTGNVMYLDIKEGAEFGSGPHGMLIGTTGSGKSEFLRTLILSLVATHHPDQVNLLLTDFKGGSTFLGMEKLPHTAAVITNMAEEAELVSRMGEVLTGELDRRQSLLRQAGIKVGATGALSGVAEYEKYRERGAELAPLPTLFVVVDEFAELLSGHPDFINLFDRICRVGRSLRVHLLLATQSLQTGGARIDKLEPNLTYRIALRTTSSHESKMVIGTPEAQYITNKESGVGFLRVGMEDPVKFSTLYTGAPYVAPARAEIDADGNGAGPHAGPKKLRIRRFTAAPVLDESMTS; this is encoded by the coding sequence GTGACCACCAAGAAGTTCACCCCCACCATGACGCGCGGCCCACGGCTGACGCCCGGGGAGATCACCATCACGCCGCCGGAGGACCTCGGCGTCGACGTACCGGCGTCGGGCATCCAGAAGGCCCTGCCCTACGTGATGGGCGTCTGCATGGTGGGCATGATCGCAATCATGATCTTCACTGGCACCAGGGCGCTTTCGCCCTACATGCTGATGATGCCCTTGATGATGATCATGATGTCGATGGGCATGATGGCAGGTGGCGGAGGCGGCGGCAAGAAGGTGCCGGAGATCAACGCCGACCGCCGGGAATACCTGCGCTACCTGGCCGGGCTGCGTCCCCGGGTGACGGCATCGGCCGGAGCGCAGGTCGCGTTCTTCGGTTACCACGCACCGCATCCCGACGACCTCCTGTCGATCATCGGCACCCCCCGGCAGTGGTCCCGTCCGGCCACCGCCGACTTCTACGCGGCAACCCGCATCGGGACCGGTGACCAGCCGGCGGTGGACCGGTTGATCAAACCCTCCGTCGGCGGCGAGCTGGCGGGGCCCTCCGCGGCGCCCCAGCCGTACCTGGAGCCGGTCGCCAACATGTGGGTGGTCAAATTCCTGCGCACGCACGGGCTGATCCACGATTGCCCGAAGCTGCTGCAACTGCGCACTTTCCCGACGATCGCCGTGGGCGGCGACCCGGCAGGTGCGGCCGGCTTGCTGCGCGCCATGATCTGCCACCTCGCCGTTTACCATCCCCCGGACCTGCTACAGATGCGGGTGCTGACCGAGGACCCGGACGACCCGGACTGGTCGTGGCTGAAGTGGCTGCCGCACGTGGCGCATCCGACCGACACCGACGGAGCCGGATTCTCACGGATGATCAGCAGCCGTCCGGACGGCCTGACCGATCTGGCCGCCCGAGGTCCGCACTCACCCGACTCGCTGCCGGGCGGGCCCTACGTCGTGGTGCTCGATCTGACCGGCGGGAAGGCCGGTTTCCCGCCGGACGGCAGGGCCGGGGTCACGGTGATCACACTGGGCAATCACCGCGGTTCGAACTACCGCATCAGGGTGGCCGACGACGGCACGGCCGACGACCGGCTGCCCGGTCAGTCGTTCCGGCTGGTGACGGAGCACACCGATCACATGTCGCCGCAACAGGCCACCCGCATCGCCCGGAAGTTGGCCGGGTGGTCGATCACCGGGACGATCGTCGACAAGAGAAGCGTGGGCGTTCAGAAGAAGGTGGCGACGGAGTGGCATCAGCTGGTCAACGCCCAGAGCGTCGAAGAGGTGACGCCCGCCCGCTGGCGCATGTATACCGACAAGGATCGTGACCGCCTCCGGATCCCGTTCGGTCACGAGCTCAAGACCGGGAACGTGATGTACCTGGATATCAAGGAGGGCGCCGAATTCGGTTCGGGGCCGCACGGCATGCTCATCGGGACCACCGGGTCCGGGAAGTCCGAGTTCCTGCGCACCCTCATCCTGTCGCTGGTGGCCACGCATCATCCGGATCAGGTCAATCTGCTGCTCACCGACTTCAAGGGGGGCTCGACGTTTCTGGGAATGGAGAAGCTTCCGCACACCGCCGCGGTGATCACGAACATGGCCGAGGAAGCCGAGCTCGTCAGCCGCATGGGTGAGGTGCTCACCGGTGAACTCGACCGCCGCCAGTCGCTGCTGCGCCAGGCCGGCATCAAGGTCGGTGCGACGGGCGCGCTCTCCGGCGTGGCCGAATACGAGAAGTACCGCGAGCGCGGTGCCGAGTTGGCGCCGCTGCCGACGCTTTTCGTTGTCGTGGACGAGTTCGCGGAGCTGCTCTCGGGCCACCCCGACTTCATCAACCTCTTCGACCGGATCTGCCGCGTCGGGCGATCATTGCGCGTGCACCTGCTGCTGGCCACCCAGTCGTTGCAGACGGGCGGCGCGCGCATCGACAAGCTGGAGCCCAACCTGACATACCGGATCGCGTTGCGCACCACAAGCTCCCACGAATCCAAGATGGTGATCGGAACGCCCGAAGCGCAGTACATCACCAACAAGGAGAGCGGTGTCGGCTTTCTGCGCGTCGGCATGGAAGACCCGGTCAAATTCAGCACCCTCTACACGGGCGCGCCCTACGTTGCACCGGCGCGGGCGGAGATCGACGCCGACGGCAACGGTGCCGGCCCGCACGCCGGTCCCAAGAAGCTGCGGATTCGCCGGTTCACCGCCGCTCCGGTCCTCGATGAGTCGATGACGTCATGA